Sequence from the Elephas maximus indicus isolate mEleMax1 chromosome 13, mEleMax1 primary haplotype, whole genome shotgun sequence genome:
gctaattttttggaatcagactgcctagcctttcttccaaagcacctcagggtggactcgaatctccaacctttcagtcagcagtctaGTCGTGaaccatctgcactacccagggagaGGGGGGATAAATTAAGGGTCCCCCAAGGACGGTGTTCCTAACTTGCCTGAGATTCAGCAAGGCATACAGCATCATTGTCAACACAGGATTCTAGTGTTTTATCCTGCTCCTGAAATTATGGGGTAGTTGTATTTCTGTACGTTTACCATGTTCCTAAAGCATCATGCGGCCCACTGTTATAAAGAACTTAGCGATAGACTTTTTTTTATCTAGGGAAATATGCTTTTATAAGGTCAAGCAGTTCCCTTATCAGTCTGTTTGTGAAGGTTCTGTTTTTGTGTATAAACTCTCTTTTACTGGAAGCTGGAAATCTACAGATGGTCAATGAGATTACAAAAGAAAAGTCCCTGCACGCTGCAGCTCTTGTGACAGGAAGGGCAAGATGAGAAATCCATTAGCCAACGCGACAGGCTGCTGTGTCCTAGGAGGACTTAGTTCTCaaagtctttatttttaaaatactcccAATAGCCTTTAGAGGTGAGCCTAGCAACTTACAGAGAAAAGAAACCCAGCCCAGAACTAGACAGACACCAATCCCATCTCATCAGCTTTCCTATTCGTTGCCTCTTTCTGCTGCTCCTcccaggcctggggtggggcGCCTAGGAGATCCTGCCTGAGTGAGTCTGCAGGGCAGGCAGATGTCTCTGCTCTCAATGGAGGGAGACAGGAAACTGGGCGGGGGGTCCCTGGAGGGGGCAAGGAAGGGGTGTTGTTGCCAGTGCTGTTGCCATCTTAAATCTCCCTAGGTctaactatggagccctggtggtgcagtggttaagagctcggctgctagcccaaaggtcagcagttcaaatccaccagctgctccttggaaaccctatggggtagctctactctgtcctctagggttgctatgagtcggaactgactccacggcagtagGTCTGACTCTGGCAATTTCCAAGAGTTGATTAAGAATTCTGAAAAAGTCATGGAAAATGACTCTGCTATAGAGAGACTTGGACATCCCAACACAAAAGCCAGGACCTTGGGAAAGGATGTAACAGCCTAAAATAAGCGGATGAATGGTTATCCATCCCATCAGACAGTCCTTAAGcattttacttatgttttattttgtCCTACTAACGAAACCAGTATAATAGGGTTGTTAGTAGGATAATTATCATACTGGTAAAGAAACAGGCTCAGAAAGGTCAAATaccttgcccaaggacacacagctagcAAGCAGTAGAGCTAGGTGGAGTTCAGCCCCACAGACTGTGCTCCTAACCTCTGCACTATATTACCCCTCACAGACATTTCACAGATCTTATTAACTGTGAACCAGCCAATCTGTTAGGATAATGCACGACTCTTGACCTAGAACTGTCACCATTCACAGGTGACCTGTGTCACTCTGACGGGGAACCTGGCAGCGTTTTATCCAGCAAGCACGTACAAGGCAGTGCTGCTGGTCTTTGATTTTCCCTAGCACACTCTAAGTGCTCAGGGAATAGTCACTGAATTCACACATAAATgcaaaaaaggcagaaaatgggAACACTGATTCTGCACATCTCTAAGAACTAACTCACACAGAAATGAGGGCTGGGCTTACCTGGCAGGTGAGTCCCCTTCTTTACCTGCCTCCAGAATCCTCGATTCCCCATTCCTAGTCCAACCACCTCCCCAGGGCTCGCTGGAAGTCCTGTCTCCCCAAGACCAGTACAAGAGTATGGAATGAAACCATTTCCCTGCCCACAGGGGAGGGGACTTCCCCAGCCAGGGCTCCTGGGCTGATCACCAAGTCCTTTAGTTGGACTAGCTCAGAGGCAGCAAGTAAGCGAGTGCGGGGAGAGAGTAACCCCACCCAGCCTGGCCCAGCTCCTtacctcctcctctccactcacaTCCTCCTCTTCAccttcctcctcctcatcctcaTCCTCCTCGTCTTCCACTACCTGAGCATCTTCATCGTATTCTTCCTCTGTACAATCAAAATGGGGAATAAGAACGGACCTGGCAGTGGGCTGCTGCCCCCTCACACCAACATTGGCCCCAGGCTGgtgggaggggcaggggtggtagGGTCTTCAGTGTGGGCCCATGACCCTTCCACCCCCACCTAGGCCAAAATCTGAGTGCTTTAACGCTCACGAAAACAGTACCAATATATAGCCTCAAACACGTCTGAAAGCGATCCAAGTTTAACAAAATCCAAAGATCCCACGTGGAAGCTGAGACAACAGAGGAACAAGCTATAGGGCCTAAGCTGAGAAGTCAACTCAGTTTAAAAAAGCATCCAAACTCCCCACTTTAAGGACAGGAAACCTGAGGCACAGAAGTGATCTGCTCAAGACACACATCAAATTAGTGGGAGAGCTAGGTCTAGAAACCAGGTCTCAGGACCCCTGTGTCCCTTCTGCCACATCACAAGATCTCTGGTAAGGCAAACAGGGTATCTAACATCTTGCAGAAGACTCCCAGCCTCACACGGAAAAGCACAACAAGCATGTGTCTAACTGGGCAAGTGTCTCAATTTTCAACTTCACCCTGGCCACAAAGACCTGCAGGGCTCGCAGCCTGAGCAGGTATGGAGGGCACAGGTGATGCTCCTTTCCCCTCCCTGAAGACCTGGCTGTGCCAGCCCTGCTCCACTGCTGCCAGTGTGCGTGGAACCTACTGTCTGTGGCCTCATTCACTTCCTGGGGCCCCTGGGGCTCCTGAGGTCACACCCCCAAGTCCTGGTCTGTGGCCTTGTGGGCTGCAGCCACCAAAAGGTGCCACAACCTCCCCTCCACTGGACACCCAGATGGGGAAAAGGGACCTGCAGGCTGCACCCGTCCTTCCTCTGTCCTCCCTAGCCTTCCAACCCCCTTTGAAGAGTATCTTAAGTCCATGGTCATATTATAGAGAAAATGTAAAACTCATTCCCTGGACAGCTTCAGAAAGAGGAAAAACTGAAGTGAGAATCATTCCAGATAGATGGTTACCTAAGAAGTTTCTATGCAGTTGAAGACTCTCAGGATGTGTCTTTGGGACATGTTAGAGGTTACAGAGCACAGCAAACAAGGCAGACAGCCCACTCCCCCTCCACAGCTTGAAAAAAGGCAGGCTGCCAGCTGGCCCTCACAGCTGGTGGTGGCCTCCCAACAGTCCTGCCCTTTCCCCTCCAACACGCACCATCCTCATCCTCCTCCTCGTCATCCAGGCCCTCCACATAGCCCTCAGCATCCGAGTCAGGGGCCTCCTTGTCGTCCCGGTCGTAGCCATCGAGATACGTGAGTTGTGGGAGGAGCTTGAACACGTTTTCTCGGTAGTCATTCAGGTTGGTTACCTCACAATTGAAAAGGTCTAAGCTCTTGAGGTTTTCTAACTTTTTCTGCAAGTGGGAAAATGAAGTCAACAGTGAGCAATTTGTTGGAGGCCGGGCGGGGAGTTCATAAGCAACCCCAAGATAGAGGCGGGGGTGAAAGGAGACCATGCAGAGCACTCAGGTGACAAGGAGCCCCTGATGCGGCTCTGCTCAGCCCTGTGTGTGCCCAGGCACATTGTCCTGGTTTGTGGGCCCCAGTCCTTCATTTGCACAAGGCGATTGAACTTGAGGATCTTTAAAACCTAGTGAACATTATTCTGCAATTCAGCTTTTGCCTCAACAGTGACTGGCTTGAAGTTAAACCAGGGCGCTCTTGGAACATAAGCCAACGGCTTTGCTGCTGGTCCCTGTCCTTCCTCTGTGGCCAGGGAGCCTCGGCAGGACTAAAAAAGAAATGTGAACTAACCTTGTCTatatctaataataataatagctaacactgtACTTTATATGTATCATAACTCAATTTACCCTTGCCATcaggccattttacagatgaggaaataaaggAGGCACAGAAGTTAGGCAGCTCAAGTTCAAACTAGTGCTCTTACCCTGCAATACTAACTGCcaaaaagagcaagagaaaaaccAATGGGCAAACCCTTCTCTGCAGCTAGAAGAGCTCTTGAGTGGTGCTGGGGGGTTTGGGGGGTCAGATTTTGTCTCTGGTACTTAACAcaattacaggagccctggtatgcaatggttaagcatttggctgctagtcaaaaggttagtggtttgaacccacccagcagctccacaggaaaaaaaaacctggctatctgtttctgtaaaggtcacagcctagaaaacgctgGGGGGCAGAGCTCTCCTCTGtacgtggagtcactatgagttgaaactgactcgatggtacccaacaactTAACAGGATTAGGTTAAAGCTTTATATCAGGCGGGTTGTAGCTATATCATCCCCATTTGAtggctgaggaaactgaagcccaaaaAGTAGAACGGCCACGTGGCTAGCAAGTAACAGAGCTGTATCTTCACCTCCCACTCATCACGTCCGTAAGAACCCCCATCCCAGGGAAGCCCCACTCTGACCAGACTCTGCCTAACTGGAGAGGAGAGCCCTGGCCCTCAGGGTCAATGCTGGGAGTCCAGGTTCCTCTCTGTAGGATCTTGCGATAGGGAACTGGCTCATTCGCAGCAGAGGGGTTAAGGGTAACACCCCGCTAAAAGCAGCTTCCCATTCCAGGAGGTCAGTGTAAGACACCACACAGATAAACACTTAGAAGCTGGGCAGGGGGCCAGTGGAAGAGGGTCTCTAATCTTTAATAGTGACTGAACAAGGGTTGGATACACTCAGTCCCCACGCCTCGCCCCCAAAGTATAACATACACAGAACTTCAAAGATTCTTCCTTTCCTAAGGAAAATTACGAGACTGAGACTTCCCAGTGGATCTGAACAGTTCTGTTTCCTCCTAGATCAGTGGAAAATCTGAGAAAAAGTACTGTGGGAAGCACATACTATTTAGTTGACCCATGCCACAGATAGGCAAGTCAAGTTTGACCTTGGCAAAGAAATGCCAGCTTCCTGTTCTGCCACCCCCACCCCGTCAGCCAGGCCCTTCAGCTTCCATGGAGAGCAAAGAATGTAGACAACAACCctgcaaacccaaacccaaacaacTGCGGGGGTGCCCCCAACCTCCACCCTATAAGCCCAGAAAAGGGAAGCATAAGCAGACTTAACAAGATGTCCTCACGGTCTCTCCCTGATTCTAAGTGCATGGTTTATGAGGCAATTCTTATATGAACATTTACGATAGTGTTTCAGTGTGTTTATTTAATATAATTCAGACCCTGGTCATGTAGGACAGTCATTCTGGTTAATACATCAGTGAGGTTTAGGGCATGCTCAGCTCTACGAGGAGGGGCAGGAGACGGAAACTCTGTCCAGCTCTCTGCAGCCCTGGTCAAGTCACGCCAAGACCAGTGACCAGGGGTCGTTTTCTGCCATGCAGGGGAAGGCCTGCAAGAGGCTCCCATACCACACAGATGTCCGCCACcccaggtccttgtcatccagaGGTTGTGAGGGGGTGAGCCTACTCCCATCAATTCAGAGTCACCAGCCTCAGATCAAGTGAGCCAAGGAGAAACGGTACCTGCTAAGATATGAGGTCAGCTTAATCCTTGGATGGCATTCCCTCCTCACCCCCAAAGAGGGGCACAACCTTATGCTAAGCCTTGAAGAAACTGCAGCTCAGGTTCCCAAAGCcaagcagaaactatgcagggaaAAGCATCAGACCAGCAACTGAGACCAGGGTCCTCACCCCACCTTCCCAATGACTGCCCATTTTGACTATTTGACATTGGTCATGTCAGTCCACTTCTATGGGCCTTGGTTTCTCTATGGACAAGGAAATCGTAGCTCCAAGTGTATCTCACAGAATGATAATGAGAATCAAATAAAGTAAGAGAAATAGTAGTATTCCCTGACACCaattcctccccacccctcatCCCCTACAGAGAAGGGAGGATCCAAATGACTTACCAGTGGCTCTATTGTGCTGAGGTCTTTAATTTTGTTGCCACTTAAATTTAGATGTGTGAGGTTCGGACACTTTTCTGCCAATACTTCCAGGCCCCCTGAGATTCTGTTATCGCTTAGTTCAAGCTAAACAAGGCAGGGAgagaagaagcagaaacagctctTACAGTGAGGCTCCTCAGCAACTACAAGCCACCTGACTCTCTCCCAGGCAGAGCGGGAAGCGAAAGTGGTGTCAGAGACTTATCCGGCATGTTGTTGCAGGCACCTGGCTTTACAGGCAATTATGCTCCCTAAACACCAGGTAATAACCCCTTCCTCCTGCCGCCCTCCTCccaacacacgtacacacacatacaggcacCCACACATGTGCACCCACACGCTCTCGACACTTGTATTTACCTTCTTAAGTTTGTTTAACTTTGGTAAGTTTGCGACTGAGGTGAGGCCTACGTTGATTGTACTTAAGAACTCCAGTTCTTCAAACTCATCTGTGAGGCCTTCGATTTTGCCTTCGATCGACCGACAGTTGTCCAGGACAAGCTCTTTCACCTGCAAGGGAAGGAGGCATGAATGGAAGCAAGGAATGGCAGCTGGGGCCGGGGAAGGGTGTCAGACAGCCTTCTTGGAGGACAGAAAGACGGACCGGGAAGCAGTCCAAAtgacaatggactgaaacacgtCAGTTCTTCTGGTTCTTCCGGCCCACTGGACTGCCAGTGATCAAAGGCTGGATTCATGCACTCTGGTCTTCCTGACTTCAGCAATACTGAGGGGAGGGCAGGGTTGGGATGAGCAGAGCTGCAGAACCAGAGCGCCACTCCAGACGGGGACCTTTACTGGACGAAACCAATGAGCCCTGCTGCCACTGGTAGGCAGGAGACAATGGTCTCATTTCAATCCTATTGCCAGATTCTCCCAAAAccccattaaaaagaaaacacccAGTCCCACAGCTCCCTGCCACCACCAGCCATAACGTTGTTCAGGGCCCTCTGGGCCCAGGACTCACCATTCCATCAGATCTCCCCTGTCCAGCAGTGCCCCATCATGACCCCAGCCCACTTGCTGTCCTCAGCCCCCAAGTCTGGGACCCTCTGCTTGCTGATGGTTCCCAAGATGCACACATACACTTGctctcaccatgagtcagagcctgcCCACCTGGGGCCTGACATTTGACACTGTGGTTACCCACTTGGGCCTGCCCCATGGCAGGGGCAGCAGACCAGGGACCCCTCTGATTCTGCGTTCCCTAGACAGCACTGCACACCAGAGTGGCCATGTGGCTTCTAAGCAGTTGAAATGTGGCGAGTGTAACTGAGAAACTGAACTGTAAATGTGGTTTCATTTTAATTAACGTAAGTGTAAAGAGCCATgtatggctaccatattggacagtgtggCCGCAGACTTTGCTTTTCAGGGTCCTGGGTATGGATGTAGGAGGGGGAAATCCCTAAACCCAGGATGGGCGCATAATGAAATGCTGAGGTTGGCAAATTCCAAAAGTCTGTCTTTAGAGGCACCTCTGTTCCCCGTCTAAACCTCCTCTAACTCCCTGGAGGCAGTTTTGCCCTTTGCCCACCTCTCTTCTCTCCCCAAAATTTGGATCCTAAATCCTTTATTTCTAACGAGGTAGAAAGAACCAATAGGAAGCTATCCTGTCATTAGTTTGTTAAAAGGTTAAAAGTTCCAGGCTCCAGGAAAGACGAATAAAGACAAGCTGAGGAAGAGTACTCAAGTCCCAGGCATGAAGTGACCCAGGGGAGTCAGCAAGAGAGAGGAGGATGCCTGGTCTTCCAGGCAGATGGCCCAGAGTTAGCCACTCCTGCCTACAGAGCAGTCTGGCCGCCTGCAAAGCCTGGTCTGAGAGGCACCTTAGAGGTGATCCCTCCTGGCTGCACCTAGTGCTGGTGACCCCCTACAATGCTTGGCCCAGAGTACCTTCAGCCCAGAACACAGCCACCCTGACCTGCGCCTACCTACCGCCCTCTAGGAAACTCCGATGTAGACTAGATACACTGCCCCCTGGGAACTCCATACACAGATCCTGACTTCTCACTAATGGAAGAGGCCATGGGAACAGGATccacaccatgctgtccctccctctcccccaccccctcaaGTCCACTCCTGCCAGCAGGCAGAGCAGGGGAGCTCTGGGCACATCTGGATCTCAGAGCCCTGCAGCTGCCCTGTTTTCATCCTTCCCTAGTGGATAGAGGTGCATGGCTCTGCCCAGCACAGCAGCAATTTGCAGGTTCCATCTGGCACAGCCCACGGAGGAGGCGCGCAGGGGCAAGGCAGCTCTCTCCCAGAGCTAAGGAGCTCTCAGCCTGGGCACTGGCCACCAGGGTCCACCTTGCCACTGGCTCTGGGACAGGAGAAGATAAGTCCTTCTCCACCCCCTCAGCCCCCAGGAGAAGCCAGGTGGCCAGGTCAAGCCACCTTCTCAAGGTCACTGGCCGGAGTGCCTGGGACTAAATGCTGCAGGCCTTCTGCCCTAAGGCAGGGGAAGCAGTATAGAGCCAGGAAGCCAGGCCTTAGGGGACCGGAGCAAATGGAGGGAGATTAACTGCACTGGGGGAGAGGAGCGTTGCCTTCATTTGCAGTAAACACTAGAATCACAAGGTCCACGGTCTTCTTTAGCAACTGGTTCCCTTGGAAGGCCCTGGGAATTCCTTAAGCTCCACCAAAGAAAGACAAATATGAGAAGGGATTCCAGTCCACCCTCAAAGATTTCAGACATGTGGTTTTTCTAGGTGGATCAAGGGCTTCTCTGCTTAGTCCTCAGCCAAGGAGAGAGTAGGGCCTCAGTGAGGAGGGGGGGGCTGCTGGGGCGTCAAGGGAACTCCGCCTCTTTCCTAGAGAGGCACAATGCTGCCTGACATCCCAGCCTTGGGGACGCCAGGTGGAAGACACTGCTGGGGACAGACTGCCTAGGAATTCTACAGAGTTGACCAGACCAGTCCCCAGCTCCCAACACCACATCTAAACTGGTGGCCACTCCTCCCCAGGGACAATGAGCATgccactactactactactttCCATTAATAGTCAATAGATCTTTTTTGAGCCCATGTCATGAGCCAGGGACACTCTAAGTCCTTCACACATATTACCACACTTGGTTCCCACAACTACCCCATGGGGTATTTATGGGGCATTCTCCCCACGGTAAAAGTCCCATGACATGGTCAGAGAGGAGGGTGTCTACTGGACCGCGCTGGGCAGTACTGGCTGTAAGATGAAGAGCGTGCCcagacagcttctccaacattccCAAATGGAGGAGCCAAGCTCTTCCAGACCCCCAACTCCATTCTCCAAGTTCCCTTGACCCTGGCTGCTCCCCTTTAGCCCCTCTTCTAACTGCCCCACCAGCCAGTTGGGTGCCACTCCCAGCAGACCCCACCTTGGTTACACTTCCTCAGTAGCCAAAGCACAAGGCCTAGGCCAGCCCTGGCTGAGATGAAGCTGCACCAAGCAGCAGCAATCCAGAGGAGGTCTGGACCTCACTCTTCCCTAAGCAGCCCTTGGGAAACCCTGTGGTTTCTGACCCACCAGGTGGCTGTTAACGGTCTGGGTGGTGGGGTCTCCGGAATCCCCACTGTTTCTGCATTTCCTTCCTGGTGACGCACCACTGTTTGGGGCAAGATCAAAGATAAGATGGGACGGGCAGGGCTTAGATCTGGAGGTTGCTGATATCACCAAAAAGCCCAAACCAAGTGACGGGAAAGCCCGCAGAGTAAAGCAGGGTGGTGCCTTACACGGGGGACTGCCCAGGTGTTAGAAACAGACCAAACAAGACAAAACAGAAACACCTGCCTGACAGTTGACCTGTGGAGTCACTCAGTCCAACCCCCTGCCTCCGCCGGGGGCTACCCTTCTGTAGTGAAGGGTAGTGAAgccgttcactacagattagtaagtgaactcaagtaagcccatgctgaccctgcttcctgggtcatctgcccctgacagggattgtaaatttgaaaggctctggttctgtaggaaggtgctgtggggatGGTATAGAGACAGATGCCAACAATACCTAGAAGCAAAATCTTTGACGTGGTGAAAAAATTAGAAActattcactacagatgatctggtaagcaccaTGTTTACCTTGCCTATCGGATAATCCCCTCCTGGTTGGGTAGGCTAGCACATTTCAAAGCTTCCAACCCATCTGACCCTGAACTCTGCTGCAATTCCAACCCACTTCCTCTCATCTGTGCCTGGCTGCCACTCTCTGAAACTCTCCAATGCAAAGAGAACAACTCTTTTACATCCAGGGTGTGTTCTGcttaaaaaggacaaaaaaaaaaaaaaaaaaaaaccccaaaacaaaaaaactaaagccCATTTTGCCTGCCAAGTCCTGGGTGTGAGCTAAGCACAAAGTTAAAATTAAACCGAAAACTTGTACTTTGAGTTTAAACTCTCTCAAAATTCCACTGGCTTATTTAAAAATACCAAAATGTGGTTACCTTCTCTGGTCCGGCAACTGGAATTACGCTGTACCAGGAGCTCCACAGCCCCCAAAGCCAAACCTTCACAGGATTGCAAGTTTCGTTCCTCCAGTGTTAACGCCCAAGGGGAACCCTACTATTCATTTAGCCCCAAGAGGTCTCAATGGGGAGGAACTGGAGGTTCCCAGAAGTCAGAcagtgggaagggagggtggaAGGTCCCTCCTGCATTTCCTGAAAAACTTGTCCCCAAAGCAAGGTGGTATAAGTCCTTCTCACG
This genomic interval carries:
- the ANP32A gene encoding acidic leucine-rich nuclear phosphoprotein 32 family member A isoform X1, encoding MARRAGGWPPEKAGVSANNSLAVFFLWPVKELVLDNCRSIEGKIEGLTDEFEELEFLSTINVGLTSVANLPKLNKLKKLELSDNRISGGLEVLAEKCPNLTHLNLSGNKIKDLSTIEPLKKLENLKSLDLFNCEVTNLNDYRENVFKLLPQLTYLDGYDRDDKEAPDSDAEGYVEGLDDEEEDEDEEEYDEDAQVVEDEEDEDEEEEGEEEDVSGEEEEDEEGYNDGEVDDEEDEEDLGEEERGQKRKREPEDEGEDED
- the ANP32A gene encoding acidic leucine-rich nuclear phosphoprotein 32 family member A isoform X3, which translates into the protein MKVKELVLDNCRSIEGKIEGLTDEFEELEFLSTINVGLTSVANLPKLNKLKKLELSDNRISGGLEVLAEKCPNLTHLNLSGNKIKDLSTIEPLKKLENLKSLDLFNCEVTNLNDYRENVFKLLPQLTYLDGYDRDDKEAPDSDAEGYVEGLDDEEEDEDEEEYDEDAQVVEDEEDEDEEEEGEEEDVSGEEEEDEEGYNDGEVDDEEDEEDLGEEERGQKRKREPEDEGEDED
- the ANP32A gene encoding acidic leucine-rich nuclear phosphoprotein 32 family member A isoform X2 is translated as MEMDKRIHLELRNRTPSDVKELVLDNCRSIEGKIEGLTDEFEELEFLSTINVGLTSVANLPKLNKLKKLELSDNRISGGLEVLAEKCPNLTHLNLSGNKIKDLSTIEPLKKLENLKSLDLFNCEVTNLNDYRENVFKLLPQLTYLDGYDRDDKEAPDSDAEGYVEGLDDEEEDEDEEEYDEDAQVVEDEEDEDEEEEGEEEDVSGEEEEDEEGYNDGEVDDEEDEEDLGEEERGQKRKREPEDEGEDED